From Synoicihabitans lomoniglobus, the proteins below share one genomic window:
- a CDS encoding glutaredoxin family protein — protein sequence MNIKAYLKPQCGWSHGVRAIMAKYDLPFEDIDIINNRDNYAEMVQKSGQPLSPCVEIDGVMLADVSGEEVENYMISNDLVKPTDTEADAVTNAGCSDEEHAKMAAKTIRFF from the coding sequence ATGAATATCAAAGCCTATCTCAAACCACAGTGCGGTTGGTCCCACGGCGTGCGCGCCATCATGGCCAAGTATGACCTCCCTTTTGAGGACATCGACATCATCAATAATCGCGATAATTACGCCGAAATGGTGCAAAAATCGGGTCAACCTCTCTCACCCTGCGTCGAGATCGACGGCGTCATGTTGGCCGATGTTTCCGGTGAAGAGGTCGAAAACTACATGATTTCGAACGACTTGGTGAAACCGACCGACACCGAAGCCGATGCGGTGACCAACGCCGGCTGTTCCGACGAGGAACACGCCAAGATGGCCGCCAAAACGATCCGCTTCTTCTAA
- the gltB gene encoding glutamate synthase large subunit: protein MAKLIPSPLYHPDQEHDACGVGLIARMTGERSHDVINRAVAALKALAHRGAIDADAVTGDGAGLLTQIPVELLREHLEQRGKNLFHDNDLGVGMVFLPREDEYAQAHCKKIVREAVEAEGLLWLCWRDVPTNDSCLGRKALDTQPLIAQALVARTEEIEEDEFERRLFLAQKTIERRVVEEKIEGVDFNPMADKTDGFYICSFSSRTIVYKGMLTPQQLRKYFTDLKSPKFTSAFAIFHQRYSTNTFPMWHLAHPFRMVAHNGEINTIRGNRNLMRARERSPYHGVWGDRYSDLKPLVQPNGSDSATFDNALQLITLGGRNPLHAAMMMMPPAWEHDDDLSDEAKAFFRYHATMMEPWDGPAAVAFTDGKIIGATLDRNGLRPARYKIYDDGYVILASEAGLVFDFPGKVVEAGRLGPGRMIAVDLTQQRFLHDDEIKAEFTSTPRFLEWCKDHLVNIEDAAGAAPSEESATTATLAQQIAFGYESDERELVLQPLAEGKEPTGSMGEDTPLAVLSRRPRLLYNYFKQLFAQVTNPPIDSIREKAVMSLSMFLGGRLGLFEELPKTAGLVELKSPILFDHQVAALDGIDFLKDRVVRLSVLFDASAGPEGLEPAVKALTAAAEKAYKEKRAKIIILSDKGVSADQAAIPMLLAVGAVHQRLIRIGGRVRCDLVAETGEAREVHQIACLLGMGVNAVNPYLAFDIVSQFATAGEAGEGTTPAQARLNYETAICAGLRKIMAKMGISTLFSYRGAQMFEALGVSHKLIEECFFGVPSPIGGIDYLQVAEATLVRHANAFPQLDAADPDNVGEDTALALKPEGYYRVNKRGEGEYHAWSPKLIASMNKFNRKGDFEAFQPWKEQADDHQPVALKDLLKIRFPEEGIELDEVEGIEDIRKRFTTAGMSMGALSPEAHEALAIAMNRIGGKSNSGEGGEDPERYSVRENGDNASSAIKQVASGRFGVTAEYLANAKEIEIKMAQGAKPGEGGQLPGHKVSKMIATLRFSIPGVTLISPPPHHDIYSIEDLAQLIFDLKEVNPRAKVCVKLVSSSGVGTVAAGVAKAYADVVLVSGHDGGTGASPLASIKNAGSAWEIGVAEAHQVLMMNGLRGRVTLRTDGGMKTGRDIVIAALLGAEEFNFGTAALIAAGCAMFRVCHLNTCPVGVATQREDLRAKFRGKPENVINFFNAVAEDVRLYLAKLGAKSINDIIGRVELLEQIDDPVNPKTKLINLGGLLHNPDPSGEAERYHTRARNERFGGEGSLDEAILQEARDVILGKSARLVARYKVTNVNRDIGTHLSGQIAYQKGNAGLPPGTIDLTFTGSAGQSFGTFLVNGLRITLNGEANDYVGKGMNGGEIIIRPRETSSFAWHEQSIAGNTCLYGATGGHLFAAGRAGERFGVRNSGATAVVEGVGDHGCEYMTGGLIVVLGPTGKNFGAGMSGGLGFIYDEAGDFDQKINPAMIEAERLSDEEEIASLAQLVSVHATLTGSPHAQALLKDWDNTVKKFWKAVPFPPNAETPKTLYRFDEAKAPALV from the coding sequence ATGGCCAAATTGATCCCGTCTCCCCTTTACCACCCCGACCAAGAGCACGATGCCTGTGGTGTCGGCCTGATCGCCAGAATGACGGGCGAACGCAGCCATGATGTGATTAACCGGGCGGTGGCCGCGCTCAAGGCGCTGGCCCATCGAGGGGCCATCGACGCCGATGCAGTGACCGGCGACGGCGCGGGCTTGTTGACCCAGATCCCCGTTGAGCTTCTTCGCGAGCACCTCGAACAGCGCGGAAAGAACCTTTTTCACGACAACGACCTCGGCGTCGGCATGGTGTTTCTGCCGCGCGAAGACGAATACGCCCAGGCTCATTGCAAGAAGATCGTGCGCGAGGCCGTCGAGGCCGAAGGCCTGCTGTGGCTCTGTTGGCGTGATGTGCCCACCAACGACTCCTGTCTCGGCCGCAAGGCCCTGGATACCCAGCCCCTGATCGCCCAGGCTTTGGTGGCTCGCACCGAGGAGATTGAGGAAGACGAGTTCGAGCGTCGCTTGTTCCTCGCTCAAAAGACCATCGAGCGCCGGGTCGTGGAAGAGAAGATCGAGGGCGTCGACTTCAACCCCATGGCCGACAAGACCGACGGGTTCTACATCTGCTCCTTCTCGTCGCGCACCATTGTCTACAAGGGCATGCTCACGCCGCAGCAGTTGCGGAAGTATTTCACCGATCTCAAGTCGCCCAAGTTCACCTCGGCGTTCGCGATCTTCCACCAGCGCTACTCGACGAACACCTTCCCCATGTGGCACCTCGCGCACCCGTTTCGCATGGTGGCGCACAACGGTGAGATCAACACCATCCGCGGTAACCGCAACTTGATGCGCGCCCGCGAACGCTCCCCCTACCACGGCGTGTGGGGCGACCGTTATTCCGACCTCAAGCCGCTCGTGCAGCCCAACGGCAGCGACTCGGCCACCTTCGACAACGCCCTCCAGCTCATCACGCTTGGCGGTCGCAACCCGCTTCACGCCGCCATGATGATGATGCCGCCGGCTTGGGAGCACGACGACGATCTCAGCGACGAGGCCAAGGCGTTTTTCCGTTACCACGCGACCATGATGGAGCCTTGGGATGGTCCGGCGGCGGTGGCCTTCACCGATGGCAAGATCATTGGCGCGACCCTCGACCGCAACGGCTTGCGCCCGGCGCGTTACAAGATTTACGACGACGGCTATGTCATCCTCGCCTCCGAGGCGGGCCTCGTTTTCGACTTTCCGGGCAAGGTCGTGGAAGCCGGCCGCCTCGGACCCGGCCGCATGATCGCCGTCGATCTCACCCAGCAACGTTTCCTGCACGACGACGAGATCAAAGCCGAGTTTACCTCCACCCCGCGCTTTCTGGAGTGGTGCAAAGACCACCTCGTCAACATCGAGGACGCGGCGGGCGCAGCGCCCTCCGAGGAGTCCGCCACCACCGCCACCCTCGCCCAGCAGATCGCCTTTGGCTACGAATCCGACGAACGCGAGTTGGTGTTGCAACCTCTGGCCGAGGGCAAGGAGCCGACCGGTTCCATGGGTGAGGACACGCCCCTGGCGGTGCTCTCCCGTCGCCCGCGTCTGCTCTACAACTATTTCAAACAGCTGTTCGCGCAGGTCACCAACCCGCCCATCGACTCGATCCGCGAAAAGGCGGTCATGTCACTCTCGATGTTCCTCGGCGGCCGTCTCGGCCTCTTCGAAGAACTGCCCAAGACGGCAGGCCTGGTGGAACTCAAATCCCCCATTCTGTTCGACCACCAGGTCGCTGCCCTCGACGGCATTGATTTCCTCAAGGATCGCGTCGTGCGCTTGTCGGTCTTGTTCGATGCGAGCGCGGGCCCGGAAGGACTCGAGCCCGCGGTCAAAGCCCTCACGGCCGCCGCCGAAAAGGCCTACAAGGAAAAGCGCGCCAAGATTATCATCCTGTCCGACAAGGGCGTGTCCGCCGATCAGGCCGCCATCCCGATGTTGCTCGCCGTTGGAGCGGTTCACCAGCGCCTCATCCGCATCGGCGGCCGCGTGCGCTGCGACCTCGTGGCCGAAACCGGCGAAGCCCGCGAAGTGCACCAAATCGCCTGCTTGCTCGGCATGGGCGTCAACGCCGTCAATCCCTACCTGGCCTTCGACATTGTCAGCCAGTTTGCCACCGCCGGTGAAGCCGGGGAGGGCACCACGCCGGCGCAAGCCCGCCTTAATTACGAGACCGCCATCTGCGCCGGTCTGCGCAAGATCATGGCCAAGATGGGCATCTCGACCCTCTTCAGCTACCGGGGGGCGCAGATGTTCGAAGCGCTCGGCGTTTCCCACAAACTCATCGAAGAATGTTTCTTCGGCGTGCCGTCGCCCATCGGCGGCATCGACTACCTCCAGGTCGCCGAAGCGACGCTCGTGCGTCACGCCAACGCCTTCCCCCAACTCGACGCGGCCGATCCCGACAACGTCGGCGAAGACACCGCGCTCGCGCTCAAGCCCGAGGGTTACTACCGCGTCAACAAGCGCGGCGAAGGCGAATACCACGCGTGGAGCCCGAAGCTCATCGCTTCGATGAACAAGTTCAACCGCAAGGGCGACTTCGAGGCCTTCCAACCGTGGAAGGAACAGGCCGACGACCATCAACCCGTTGCGCTCAAGGATTTGCTCAAAATCCGCTTTCCCGAGGAAGGCATCGAGCTCGACGAAGTCGAAGGCATCGAAGACATCCGCAAGCGGTTCACCACCGCCGGCATGTCCATGGGCGCACTTTCGCCCGAGGCTCACGAAGCCCTCGCCATCGCGATGAACCGCATCGGCGGCAAGTCCAACTCCGGTGAAGGCGGCGAAGATCCCGAGCGCTACTCGGTGCGCGAGAACGGCGACAACGCCAGCTCCGCCATCAAGCAGGTCGCTTCCGGCCGTTTCGGTGTCACCGCCGAATACCTCGCCAACGCCAAGGAAATCGAGATCAAGATGGCTCAGGGCGCCAAGCCCGGTGAGGGCGGCCAGCTACCCGGTCACAAGGTTTCCAAGATGATCGCCACGCTGCGGTTCTCCATTCCGGGCGTGACCCTCATCTCGCCGCCGCCGCATCACGACATCTACTCGATCGAGGATCTGGCGCAGCTCATCTTCGACCTCAAAGAGGTCAACCCGCGCGCCAAGGTCTGCGTGAAGCTCGTCTCGTCGTCCGGCGTCGGCACCGTCGCCGCCGGTGTGGCCAAGGCCTACGCCGACGTCGTGCTCGTTTCCGGTCATGACGGTGGCACCGGTGCATCGCCGCTCGCTTCCATCAAGAACGCCGGCTCGGCGTGGGAAATCGGCGTCGCCGAAGCCCACCAGGTGCTCATGATGAATGGCCTGCGCGGTCGCGTCACGCTGCGCACCGACGGCGGCATGAAGACCGGTCGTGACATCGTCATCGCCGCACTCCTTGGTGCCGAAGAGTTCAACTTCGGCACCGCCGCACTCATCGCCGCGGGTTGCGCGATGTTCCGTGTTTGCCATTTGAATACATGTCCGGTCGGCGTGGCCACCCAACGCGAAGACCTGCGCGCCAAGTTCCGCGGCAAGCCCGAGAACGTCATCAACTTCTTCAACGCCGTCGCCGAAGACGTGCGCCTCTATCTCGCCAAGCTCGGAGCCAAGTCGATCAACGACATCATCGGTCGCGTCGAACTGCTCGAGCAAATTGACGACCCCGTCAACCCGAAGACCAAGCTCATCAACCTCGGTGGTCTCTTGCATAACCCCGATCCTTCGGGCGAAGCCGAGCGCTACCACACCCGCGCCCGCAACGAACGTTTCGGCGGCGAAGGTTCGCTCGACGAAGCCATTCTGCAGGAAGCGCGCGACGTCATCCTCGGCAAGTCGGCTCGTCTCGTCGCGCGTTACAAGGTCACCAACGTCAATCGCGACATCGGCACGCACCTCTCCGGCCAGATCGCCTACCAAAAGGGCAACGCCGGACTGCCGCCCGGCACGATCGACCTGACCTTCACCGGTTCGGCCGGCCAGTCGTTTGGCACCTTCCTCGTCAACGGTCTGCGCATCACGCTCAACGGCGAAGCCAACGATTACGTCGGCAAGGGCATGAACGGCGGCGAGATCATCATCCGTCCGCGCGAGACCTCCTCCTTCGCCTGGCACGAGCAATCCATCGCGGGCAACACCTGCCTCTATGGCGCGACCGGCGGGCACCTCTTCGCGGCGGGCCGCGCGGGCGAGCGCTTCGGCGTGCGCAACTCCGGTGCGACCGCGGTCGTCGAAGGCGTGGGCGACCACGGCTGCGAATACATGACCGGCGGCCTCATCGTCGTGCTCGGACCGACGGGCAAAAACTTCGGCGCCGGCATGAGCGGCGGCCTCGGCTTCATTTACGACGAAGCGGGTGATTTCGATCAAAAGATCAATCCCGCGATGATCGAAGCCGAACGCCTGTCCGACGAAGAAGAAATCGCCAGCCTCGCGCAACT